A single region of the Pseudomonas sp. GGS8 genome encodes:
- the cobA gene encoding uroporphyrinogen-III C-methyltransferase, producing the protein MHPSIILPAALESPFRPGEVALVGAGPGDPRLLTLRAWSLLMQADAVVYDRLISPELLALIPLTCARHYVGKASGCHSLPQDQINELLADLADLGQRVVRLKGGDPFIFGRGAEELEYLLQRNIDCQVVPGITAASGCSAYAGIPLTHRDLVNSCRFITGHLQHDGELQLPWSSLVDSSQTLVFYMGLSNLGMIAQRLIEAGMPAETPAALISNGTRPDQHVARGRLHQLPTLARECPPGIPTLAVIGKVVDLFAAQQQEFPARFYPAPALQRQRKVAI; encoded by the coding sequence ATGCATCCATCGATTATTTTACCGGCTGCACTTGAGTCCCCGTTCAGACCGGGCGAAGTCGCCCTGGTCGGCGCCGGCCCCGGCGATCCACGCTTGCTGACCCTGCGCGCCTGGAGCCTGTTGATGCAAGCCGACGCCGTGGTTTATGACCGCCTGATCAGCCCCGAGCTGCTGGCGTTGATCCCCCTCACCTGCGCCCGGCATTACGTCGGCAAGGCCAGCGGCTGCCACAGCCTGCCCCAGGATCAGATCAACGAACTACTCGCCGACCTCGCCGATCTGGGCCAGCGTGTGGTCCGGCTCAAGGGTGGCGACCCGTTCATCTTCGGCCGTGGTGCCGAGGAGTTGGAGTATCTGCTGCAACGCAACATTGACTGCCAGGTGGTCCCCGGCATTACTGCCGCCTCCGGGTGTAGCGCTTACGCCGGCATCCCGCTGACCCATCGGGATCTGGTCAACTCTTGTCGATTCATCACTGGGCACCTGCAACACGATGGAGAGTTGCAATTACCCTGGAGCAGCCTCGTCGACAGCAGCCAGACCCTGGTGTTTTACATGGGGCTATCGAATCTCGGGATGATCGCCCAGCGCTTGATCGAAGCCGGAATGCCCGCCGAGACACCGGCGGCGCTGATCAGCAATGGCACGCGTCCCGACCAGCATGTGGCCCGAGGCAGGCTGCACCAATTGCCAACCCTGGCGCGGGAATGCCCACCTGGCATTCCGACGCTTGCGGTGATCGGCAAAGTGGTCGATCTGTTCGCTGCCCAACAGCAGGAATTCCCGGCGCGCTTTTACCCCGCCCCAGCGCTGCAACGCCAGCGCAAGGTGGCGATATGA
- the nirJ gene encoding heme d1 biosynthesis radical SAM protein NirJ produces the protein MLRISHYLRALTGQVPAPRTSPPGSNRPPVVIWNLLRRCNLTCKHCYATSADSVFRDELDTPAALTVIDDLHDAGVKVLILSGGEPLLRDDLFVLSAYARTKGFFVALSTNGTLIDEQNIAQIRAANFDYVGISIDGLEATHDAFRQLKGSFASSMRAIRLCREQGIRVGLRTTLTQENHAQLPQLLALMREYDVQKFYLSHLNYSGRGKRSRQLDARQQMSREAMTLIFERAWEDIQHGRDSDFVSGNNDADAILLLQWVGLHLPEHYRRLEHMLRAWGGNASGSGIANIDNTGEVHPDTYWWQHSVGNVRHTKFRTLWLDRPDALLQQLRAHPRAVGGRCSQCRWLSICNGNTRTRAWAEGDLWGQDPGCHLSDEEIGIPPLTTIPCVMH, from the coding sequence ATGTTGAGGATCAGCCACTACCTGCGTGCCCTGACCGGCCAGGTGCCCGCCCCCAGAACCAGCCCACCGGGCAGCAACCGGCCGCCGGTGGTGATCTGGAACCTGCTCAGGCGCTGCAACCTGACCTGCAAACACTGCTACGCCACGTCCGCCGACAGCGTCTTTCGCGACGAACTGGATACGCCCGCCGCGCTGACGGTGATCGACGATCTGCACGATGCCGGCGTGAAGGTATTGATTCTTTCCGGCGGTGAACCCCTGCTGCGTGACGATCTGTTTGTGCTCAGCGCCTATGCCCGCACAAAGGGTTTCTTTGTGGCGTTGTCCACCAACGGCACATTGATCGATGAGCAGAACATCGCGCAGATCCGCGCAGCGAATTTCGACTATGTCGGGATCAGCATCGATGGCCTGGAAGCCACCCATGACGCGTTCCGCCAACTCAAGGGCAGCTTCGCCAGTTCCATGCGGGCGATCCGGCTCTGTCGCGAACAGGGCATTCGCGTCGGTCTGCGGACCACATTGACCCAGGAGAACCATGCGCAGCTGCCCCAACTGCTGGCGTTGATGCGCGAGTACGACGTGCAGAAGTTTTATCTGTCGCACCTCAACTACAGCGGTCGCGGCAAACGCAGCCGCCAGCTCGACGCCCGGCAGCAGATGAGTCGCGAAGCGATGACGCTGATTTTCGAACGGGCCTGGGAAGACATCCAGCACGGTCGCGACAGCGATTTTGTCAGCGGCAACAACGACGCCGACGCGATTCTCCTGCTGCAATGGGTAGGCCTGCATCTACCCGAGCATTACCGGCGCCTGGAACACATGCTCCGCGCCTGGGGTGGCAACGCCTCGGGCAGCGGCATCGCCAACATCGACAACACCGGTGAAGTACACCCCGACACCTATTGGTGGCAGCACTCGGTGGGCAATGTCCGGCACACGAAGTTTCGCACGCTGTGGCTGGACCGCCCGGACGCCTTGTTGCAGCAACTGCGCGCGCATCCGCGCGCCGTCGGTGGCCGTTGTAGCCAATGCCGCTGGCTGAGCATCTGCAACGGCAATACCCGCACCCGCGCCTGGGCCGAAGGTGATCTCTGGGGCCAGGACCCCGGGTGCCACCTCAGCGATGAAGAGATCGGCATACCGCCATTAACGACCATCCCTTGCGTCATGCACTGA
- a CDS encoding nitrite reductase, translated as MSVCTSRSEDTLAHRLIELTQAGLPLLDDPWAWLAEQLDLSIESTLDLLKRLQAEGAIRRIAAVPNHYRLGYRYNGMTVWDVRDTDMPRLGALIGAQPFVSHCYRRPRRTAWRYNLFAMVHGRSREEIDSYREHLRYLLGDACAADEMLVSSRILKKTGLRLPPVPR; from the coding sequence ATGTCGGTCTGTACTTCCCGGTCTGAAGACACCCTGGCACACCGACTGATTGAACTGACCCAGGCCGGCCTGCCGCTGCTGGATGACCCGTGGGCCTGGCTCGCCGAACAGCTGGACCTGAGCATCGAATCCACCCTGGATTTGCTCAAGCGCTTGCAGGCCGAGGGCGCGATCCGACGCATCGCCGCCGTCCCCAACCATTATCGCTTGGGCTATCGCTACAACGGCATGACGGTCTGGGATGTGCGCGACACCGACATGCCGCGCCTCGGTGCGCTGATCGGTGCGCAGCCTTTTGTCAGCCATTGTTATCGACGCCCGCGCCGAACCGCGTGGCGCTACAACCTGTTCGCCATGGTGCACGGTCGCAGCCGCGAGGAAATCGACAGCTACCGCGAACACCTGCGCTACTTGCTGGGCGATGCCTGCGCCGCCGACGAGATGCTGGTGAGCAGTCGCATCCTGAAGAAAACCGGTTTACGGCTACCGCCAGTACCACGCTGA
- a CDS encoding Lrp/AsnC family transcriptional regulator — protein sequence MDDLDRRLINRLQLGLPLVRNPWQTLASELDSSSTELLHRLHELLCEGILTRFGPMFDIERLGGAFTLAALAVPEERFEEVAAQLHALPEVAHNYRREHAWNMWFVLGCATEQGVTETLQYIETLTGLPLLNVPKEETYHVGLYFPV from the coding sequence ATGGATGATCTTGACCGTCGGTTGATCAACCGCTTGCAACTGGGCCTGCCGCTGGTGCGTAACCCCTGGCAGACGCTGGCCAGCGAACTGGACAGCAGCAGTACTGAATTGCTCCACCGCCTCCACGAACTGCTTTGTGAGGGAATACTCACGCGCTTCGGTCCGATGTTCGACATCGAACGCCTCGGTGGCGCCTTCACCCTCGCGGCGCTGGCAGTGCCGGAAGAACGGTTCGAAGAGGTCGCCGCGCAACTGCACGCCCTGCCTGAAGTGGCGCACAACTATCGACGCGAACACGCCTGGAACATGTGGTTCGTGCTCGGCTGCGCGACCGAACAAGGCGTCACCGAAACCTTGCAATACATCGAAACCCTGACCGGTTTGCCGCTGCTCAACGTGCCCAAAGAGGAGACTTACCATGTCGGTCTGTACTTCCCGGTCTGA
- a CDS encoding AsnC family protein, protein MKPGLSPEQTQALRRHLEGGLPRVSRPYQALAERISADESQVLAQMHQWHEQGLFRRVGLVLNHRALGFTANAMLVLDVPDALIDEVGQRLGRAPGITLCYQRPRRLPQWRYNLFCMVHGRQRAQVEAQIQALLEEHLLSDLPHQLLFSTQAFKQCGGRFAASSTGTKPHG, encoded by the coding sequence ATGAAGCCGGGATTGAGCCCCGAACAGACACAGGCGCTGCGTCGGCATCTGGAAGGCGGATTGCCGCGGGTATCACGCCCTTATCAGGCCCTCGCGGAACGGATAAGCGCCGATGAAAGCCAGGTGCTCGCGCAAATGCATCAGTGGCACGAACAAGGGCTGTTTCGGCGGGTCGGTCTGGTGCTCAACCATCGCGCGCTGGGCTTTACCGCCAACGCCATGCTGGTGCTGGATGTTCCGGACGCACTGATCGACGAAGTCGGCCAGCGCCTGGGGCGAGCGCCCGGTATCACCCTCTGCTATCAACGGCCACGGCGCCTGCCGCAGTGGCGCTACAACCTGTTCTGCATGGTTCACGGGCGCCAACGCGCGCAGGTCGAGGCGCAGATCCAGGCGTTGCTGGAAGAACACTTGCTGAGCGACCTGCCCCATCAACTGCTGTTCAGCACCCAAGCCTTCAAACAATGTGGCGGACGCTTTGCCGCCTCCTCAACGGGAACCAAGCCCCATGGATGA
- a CDS encoding Lrp/AsnC family transcriptional regulator, whose translation MNLDLLSRQLIDRFQHGMPLCPEPYKEMARILGCREAQVMDCLEAMAQAGTLSRIGPVFEHSRAGASTLAAFAVPAERLQQVAERVSLYPEVNHNYAREHFYNLWFVLTGPDRPHIERVLEQLENDTGLVPLDLPMLTAYRIDLGFALGEGP comes from the coding sequence ATGAACCTCGACCTGCTCAGCCGCCAACTGATCGACCGCTTCCAGCACGGCATGCCGTTGTGCCCAGAACCTTACAAGGAGATGGCGCGGATTCTCGGTTGCCGCGAGGCCCAGGTGATGGATTGTCTGGAAGCAATGGCTCAGGCCGGCACCCTCTCACGCATCGGCCCGGTGTTCGAACACAGCCGCGCCGGGGCCAGCACCCTCGCCGCCTTCGCCGTGCCCGCCGAACGTCTGCAACAGGTCGCCGAGCGCGTCAGCCTGTATCCCGAGGTCAATCACAACTACGCACGGGAGCATTTCTACAACCTGTGGTTTGTGCTGACCGGGCCTGATCGCCCCCACATCGAACGTGTTCTCGAACAACTTGAGAACGACACCGGCCTCGTTCCGCTGGATCTGCCGATGTTGACCGCTTACCGCATCGACCTCGGTTTTGCCTTGGGAGAAGGCCCATGA
- a CDS encoding cytochrome D1 domain-containing protein: MIRSTLLLAATGLLLSACAQSPLRGTGDLGVVVERTTGSVQIIESDTRTALARLEGFGDLSHASIVFSRDQRYAYLFGRDGGLSKIDLLTQRIDQRVIQGGNSIGGAISQDGKLIAVSNYVPGGVKVFDAETLQQVADIPATPLADGSKRSRVVGLVDAPGQRFVFSLFDTGEIWTADFSQGNTPQISRFTDIGQQPYDALITPDGRYYMAGLFGEDGMAQLDLWHPERGVQRVLGDYGRGQAKLPVYKMPHLEGWAIADHQAFVPAVGRHQVLVMDSRTWQQTAVIPVAGQPVFVTSRPDGRQLWVNFAYPDNDRVQVIDIETHAVVADLRPGPAVLHMEFTARGDQLWLSLRDGDQVQVWDPYSLKQLSTLPATAPSGIFFSSRAQKMGY; encoded by the coding sequence ATGATCCGTTCAACCCTGCTTTTAGCGGCGACCGGGCTGTTGTTGTCCGCCTGCGCTCAGTCACCCTTGCGTGGTACCGGCGATCTCGGCGTGGTGGTGGAGCGCACCACCGGCAGTGTGCAAATCATCGAAAGCGATACCCGCACGGCACTGGCCCGACTTGAAGGCTTCGGCGATCTGTCCCATGCCTCGATAGTGTTTTCCCGCGACCAGCGTTATGCCTACTTGTTCGGCCGCGACGGCGGGTTGAGCAAAATCGACCTGCTGACCCAACGCATCGATCAACGGGTGATACAGGGCGGCAACAGCATCGGCGGCGCCATCAGTCAGGACGGCAAACTCATCGCTGTGTCCAACTACGTGCCCGGCGGAGTCAAGGTGTTCGATGCCGAAACCCTGCAACAGGTGGCCGATATTCCGGCCACGCCCCTGGCCGATGGCAGCAAGCGCTCACGGGTGGTCGGCCTGGTCGACGCGCCCGGTCAGCGTTTTGTGTTCAGCCTGTTCGATACCGGCGAGATCTGGACCGCCGATTTCAGTCAGGGCAACACGCCGCAAATCAGCCGTTTCACCGACATCGGCCAGCAACCCTACGACGCGCTGATTACCCCGGATGGTCGCTACTACATGGCCGGGCTGTTCGGCGAAGACGGCATGGCGCAACTCGACCTCTGGCATCCGGAGCGCGGGGTGCAGCGAGTGCTCGGTGATTACGGGCGCGGCCAGGCGAAATTGCCCGTCTACAAGATGCCGCACCTGGAGGGCTGGGCCATCGCCGATCACCAAGCCTTCGTGCCCGCCGTCGGCCGTCATCAGGTGCTGGTGATGGATTCGCGCACATGGCAGCAGACCGCTGTCATCCCGGTGGCCGGCCAGCCAGTGTTCGTCACCTCGCGGCCGGACGGTCGACAGCTTTGGGTGAACTTCGCCTACCCGGACAACGATCGGGTCCAGGTCATCGACATCGAAACCCACGCCGTGGTCGCCGATCTACGGCCGGGGCCGGCGGTGCTGCACATGGAATTCACCGCGCGCGGCGACCAGTTGTGGCTGTCGTTACGCGATGGCGATCAGGTTCAGGTCTGGGATCCGTACAGCCTGAAGCAGCTGAGCACCCTTCCCGCCACCGCGCCGAGCGGCATCTTCTTCAGCAGTCGCGCGCAGAAAATGGGCTACTGA
- a CDS encoding cytochrome c, with protein MMVHRHAVVLAALLLFCATSVAAPDAKRQAQLEHLLAQDCGACHGLHMTGGLGPDLTRATLAGKPRDSLIATVTQGRPGTAMPGWGPLLSPDDIRWLVDLLLQGYPAP; from the coding sequence ATGATGGTTCATCGACACGCAGTGGTTCTGGCGGCCCTCCTCCTCTTTTGCGCGACCTCGGTTGCGGCGCCGGACGCCAAGCGTCAGGCCCAACTCGAGCACCTGCTGGCCCAGGATTGCGGCGCCTGTCATGGACTGCACATGACCGGCGGGCTGGGTCCCGACCTGACGCGTGCAACGCTGGCAGGCAAGCCCCGCGACAGCCTGATTGCCACCGTCACCCAAGGCCGCCCCGGCACCGCGATGCCCGGTTGGGGCCCACTGCTCAGCCCGGACGACATCCGTTGGCTGGTCGATCTTCTTCTCCAGGGATACCCCGCACCATGA
- a CDS encoding c-type cytochrome — MKNTLLSLFALTAALSVQPVVAQDAQELFKSKPCAACHSIDTKLVGPALKDVAAKNAGVPEAVDTLANHIKNGTQGNWGPIPMPANPVTDDEAKTLATWVLSLK, encoded by the coding sequence ATGAAAAATACTCTGCTTTCACTGTTCGCCCTGACCGCTGCGCTGAGCGTGCAGCCGGTTGTGGCCCAAGATGCGCAGGAACTGTTCAAGAGCAAACCCTGCGCCGCCTGCCATTCCATCGACACCAAGCTTGTTGGCCCGGCGCTCAAGGATGTCGCAGCCAAGAACGCTGGCGTGCCCGAGGCCGTGGACACCCTGGCCAACCACATCAAGAACGGTACGCAGGGCAACTGGGGCCCGATACCCATGCCGGCCAACCCGGTAACGGATGACGAAGCGAAAACACTCGCAACTTGGGTCCTGAGTCTCAAATAG
- the nirS gene encoding nitrite reductase — translation MVTTAGAPDMSQAEFDASKEIYFQRCAGCHGVLRKGATGKPLTPDITQSRGQPYLEALITYGSPAGMPNWGTSNALTKDQITAMAKFIQHTPPTPPEWGMAETLKTWKVLVKPEDRPKQQLSKLNLPNLFSVTLRDDGKIALIDGDSKKIVKLIETGYAVHISRISASGRYLLVIGRDARIDMIDLWPVEPTKVAEVKVGIEARSVETSKFKGYEDKYTVAGSYWPPQFTIMDGETLEPKQIVSTRGMTVDKQEYHPEPRVAAIIASHEWPEFIVNVKETGKVMLVNYQDIKNLTITYIDAAPFLHDGGWDSTHRYFMTAANDSNKVAVIDSKDRKLAALVDVGKTPHPGRGANFDHPVYGPVWATSHLGDDGISLIGTDPVKHPQYAWKQVASLKGQGGGSLFIKTHPNSRHLYVDTTLNPDARLSQSVAVFNLDKLDAGYTVLPIAEYAGIKQGAMRVVQPEYNKAGDEVWFSVWSGQSEESALVVIDDKTLKLKSVIKDKRLITPTGKFNVYNTQHDIY, via the coding sequence ATGGTCACAACCGCCGGAGCGCCCGACATGAGTCAGGCCGAGTTCGACGCGTCCAAGGAAATCTACTTCCAGCGCTGCGCCGGCTGCCACGGCGTACTGCGCAAAGGCGCCACGGGCAAACCACTGACGCCGGACATCACCCAGTCTCGCGGCCAACCGTATCTGGAGGCGTTGATTACCTACGGTTCACCGGCGGGCATGCCGAACTGGGGAACATCGAATGCGCTGACCAAGGATCAGATTACGGCCATGGCCAAGTTCATTCAGCACACACCGCCCACGCCACCGGAATGGGGCATGGCCGAGACGCTGAAAACCTGGAAAGTGCTGGTCAAGCCCGAGGATCGTCCGAAGCAGCAACTGAGCAAACTCAATCTGCCGAACCTGTTTTCGGTGACGTTGCGCGATGACGGCAAGATTGCCCTGATCGACGGTGACAGCAAGAAAATCGTCAAGCTGATCGAGACCGGTTACGCGGTGCACATCTCGCGCATTTCTGCCTCCGGTCGCTACCTGCTGGTGATTGGTCGAGACGCCCGGATCGACATGATCGACCTGTGGCCGGTGGAGCCGACCAAGGTCGCCGAAGTCAAAGTGGGCATCGAGGCGCGCTCGGTGGAGACCTCCAAGTTCAAGGGCTACGAAGACAAATACACGGTCGCCGGCTCCTATTGGCCACCGCAATTCACCATCATGGATGGCGAAACCCTGGAACCAAAACAGATCGTCTCGACCCGCGGCATGACTGTCGACAAGCAGGAATATCACCCAGAACCCCGGGTCGCGGCGATCATTGCCTCCCATGAATGGCCGGAGTTCATCGTCAACGTCAAGGAAACCGGCAAGGTCATGCTGGTCAATTACCAGGACATCAAAAACCTCACCATCACCTACATCGATGCCGCCCCCTTCCTGCATGACGGCGGTTGGGACAGCACCCATCGCTACTTCATGACTGCCGCCAACGACTCCAACAAAGTCGCCGTGATCGACTCCAAGGATCGCAAATTGGCCGCCCTGGTGGACGTCGGCAAAACCCCTCACCCGGGTCGTGGCGCCAACTTTGATCATCCTGTCTACGGGCCGGTCTGGGCCACCAGCCACCTGGGAGACGACGGTATCTCGCTGATCGGTACCGACCCGGTCAAACACCCGCAATACGCCTGGAAACAGGTTGCCTCGCTCAAGGGCCAGGGCGGCGGTTCGTTGTTCATCAAAACCCACCCCAACTCGCGCCACCTCTATGTCGACACCACCCTCAACCCGGACGCCAGGCTGAGCCAGTCGGTGGCGGTGTTCAACCTCGACAAACTCGACGCCGGTTACACCGTGCTGCCCATCGCCGAGTACGCCGGTATCAAGCAAGGCGCTATGCGGGTCGTGCAGCCGGAATACAACAAGGCCGGCGATGAGGTCTGGTTCTCCGTGTGGAGTGGTCAATCAGAGGAGTCGGCACTGGTGGTGATCGACGACAAAACGCTGAAGCTCAAATCGGTGATCAAGGACAAACGACTGATTACCCCCACCGGGAAATTCAATGTCTACAACACCCAACACGACATTTATTGA
- a CDS encoding CbbQ/NirQ/NorQ/GpvN family protein, whose amino-acid sequence MDRIQSCEPFYQPLNNEEALFEQAWRHGMPVLIKGPTGCGKTRFVQHMAHRLKLPLYTVACHDDLSAADLIGRHLIGAQGTWWQDGPLTRAVREGGICYLDEVVEARQDTVVVLHPLADDRRELFLERTGEVLQAPSSFMLVVSYNPGYQNLLKGMKPSTRQRFVAMRFGYPPVADEERIVSREAQVDSALAAQVVRLGQALRRLDQHDLEEVASTRLLIFTARMIRSGMSPREACMACLAEPLSDDPLTVAALMGVVDVHFG is encoded by the coding sequence ATGGACCGAATCCAGTCTTGCGAACCCTTCTATCAACCGCTCAATAATGAGGAGGCGCTGTTCGAACAAGCCTGGCGACACGGCATGCCCGTGCTGATCAAAGGCCCGACGGGGTGTGGCAAGACCCGTTTTGTCCAACACATGGCCCATCGGCTGAAGCTGCCGCTGTACACCGTGGCTTGCCATGACGATCTGAGTGCCGCCGACTTGATTGGCCGTCATCTGATTGGCGCCCAAGGCACCTGGTGGCAGGACGGACCGCTGACCCGCGCGGTGCGTGAAGGCGGCATTTGTTATCTGGACGAAGTGGTCGAGGCGAGGCAAGACACAGTCGTCGTACTGCACCCACTGGCCGATGATCGTCGCGAGTTGTTCCTGGAACGCACCGGCGAAGTGCTGCAGGCGCCGTCGTCATTCATGCTGGTCGTGTCGTACAACCCCGGCTACCAGAACCTGCTCAAAGGCATGAAACCCAGCACCCGGCAACGGTTCGTGGCGATGCGTTTCGGCTATCCGCCGGTGGCCGACGAAGAGCGCATTGTCAGCCGGGAAGCGCAGGTGGACAGCGCGCTGGCGGCGCAAGTGGTCAGACTGGGGCAGGCCCTGCGAAGGCTCGATCAGCATGATCTTGAGGAAGTCGCCTCGACGCGGCTGCTGATTTTTACCGCGCGTATGATCCGCTCCGGCATGAGCCCGCGTGAAGCGTGCATGGCCTGCCTGGCCGAGCCGCTGAGCGATGATCCACTGACAGTTGCGGCGCTGATGGGCGTGGTTGATGTCCACTTCGGTTGA
- a CDS encoding cytochrome c oxidase subunit 3, with the protein MSTSVESRDVARGHLPGDLAMWFFILAELSVFAILMLAFAVTQALKPQLFGESRQLLNTSTGLAMTLSLLTAGLFAALAQEQVRRSRSRHGAVLLLAALLAGSVYVVLKLTEYQHLLASGLGMEHNTFFTLYWILTGFHFLHVLLGMVILGWLAERCRRRLYNAANSSGFESGVLYWHMVDLIWVVLFPLVYVLN; encoded by the coding sequence ATGTCCACTTCGGTTGAGTCCAGGGACGTTGCGCGTGGCCACCTGCCGGGCGATCTGGCGATGTGGTTTTTCATTTTGGCCGAGTTGTCGGTGTTCGCCATCCTGATGCTGGCGTTCGCCGTGACCCAGGCACTCAAGCCGCAGCTGTTCGGTGAAAGCCGTCAATTGCTCAACACCTCTACCGGCCTGGCAATGACCCTGAGCCTGCTCACCGCCGGGCTGTTCGCCGCGCTGGCTCAGGAGCAAGTCAGGCGCTCCCGGTCCCGCCACGGCGCCGTGCTTCTGCTGGCCGCGTTGCTTGCCGGCAGCGTCTACGTGGTGTTGAAACTTACCGAATACCAGCACTTGCTGGCCTCGGGGCTGGGCATGGAGCACAACACGTTTTTCACCCTCTACTGGATCCTCACCGGTTTTCACTTTCTCCATGTATTGCTCGGCATGGTCATTCTCGGATGGCTGGCCGAGCGCTGCCGTCGACGCCTGTACAACGCCGCTAACAGCAGCGGGTTTGAATCGGGTGTGCTGTATTGGCACATGGTCGATCTGATCTGGGTCGTGCTGTTTCCGCTGGTCTACGTGCTGAATTGA
- a CDS encoding cytochrome C oxidase subunit IV family protein → MSASRLLLVCWAALATLSVCTVVLSQVGATWLLSIAILLVAVGKAWLITDGFMEMCHAPRWWRRLMVSWALVLAVVVGLTLASFR, encoded by the coding sequence ATGTCGGCTTCCAGGCTTTTGCTCGTCTGCTGGGCAGCGTTGGCCACATTAAGCGTGTGCACCGTTGTGTTGTCACAAGTCGGCGCGACGTGGCTGTTGTCCATTGCCATTTTGCTGGTGGCGGTTGGCAAGGCCTGGCTGATCACCGATGGCTTCATGGAGATGTGCCACGCGCCGCGATGGTGGCGGCGGTTGATGGTGAGCTGGGCGTTGGTGTTGGCGGTGGTTGTGGGGCTGACGCTGGCGTCGTTCCGCTAG
- a CDS encoding cytochrome c, giving the protein MSETFTKGMARNIYFGGSVFFFLIFLALTYHTEQTFPVRSNEAQLTESVIRGKTVWEQNNCVGCHTLLGEGAYFAPELGNVFQRRGGEEGFKPFLHAWMKMQPLGVPGRRAMPQFKLSEQEVDDIAEFLKWSSNINTNGWPPNKEG; this is encoded by the coding sequence ATGTCAGAGACCTTCACCAAAGGCATGGCCAGGAACATCTATTTCGGGGGAAGCGTCTTTTTCTTCCTGATATTCCTGGCCTTGACCTATCACACGGAACAGACCTTTCCAGTGCGCAGCAACGAAGCGCAGTTAACCGAATCAGTGATTCGCGGCAAGACGGTCTGGGAGCAAAACAACTGCGTCGGCTGCCACACGCTGCTGGGCGAGGGCGCCTACTTTGCGCCAGAGCTGGGCAACGTATTCCAGCGGCGCGGTGGGGAGGAGGGCTTCAAACCCTTTCTGCATGCCTGGATGAAAATGCAGCCGCTGGGTGTACCGGGGCGGCGAGCAATGCCTCAGTTCAAGTTGAGCGAGCAAGAGGTGGATGACATCGCCGAGTTCCTCAAATGGAGCTCGAACATCAACACCAATGGCTGGCCGCCAAACAAGGAGGGCTAA